In a genomic window of Scyliorhinus torazame isolate Kashiwa2021f chromosome 5, sScyTor2.1, whole genome shotgun sequence:
- the LOC140420579 gene encoding uncharacterized protein, whose amino-acid sequence MEKRWKCGDCGKGFRVPSALEIHRRIHTGERPFTCSQCEKGFTQYSDLQTHQRVHTGEKPFTCAQCDKGFSQLSSLRTHQRVHTGERPFTCSQCGEGFIQLISLQIHERVHTGEWPFTCSQCGKGFISSSNLQIHQRVHTGERPFTCSQCGNGFISSSNLQIHQRVHTGEKSFTCSPCGKGFTQLISLQIHQRVHTGERSFTCSQCGKGFTRLDNLQTHQRVHTGERPFTCSQCGKRFTRLSHLQTHQRVHTGEKPFTCSQCRKTFTHMSSLQTHQQVHTGERPFTCSQCGNRFTLLSNLRHTVAFTLGRNHSPALSVGRDSLGYPTYRDTSEFTLGRGHSPALHVGRDSLSYPICRHISEFTLGRVCSPALNVGRDSVIHRSC is encoded by the coding sequence atggagaaacgatggaaatgtggggactgtgggaagggattcagagtcccatctgcgctggagattcatcgacgcattcacactggggagaggccattcacctgctctcagtgtgagaagggattcactcagtattctgacctgcagacacaccagcgagttcacaccggggagaagccgttcacctgcgctcagtgtgataaaggattcagtcagttatccagtctgcggacacaccagcgagttcacactggagagaggccattcacctgctctcagtgtggggagggattcattcagttgatcagcctgcagatacacgAGCGAGTTCATACCGGCgagtggccgttcacctgctctcagtgtgggaagggattcatttcctcatccaacctgcagatacaccagcgagttcacactggggagaggccgtttacctgctctcagtgtgggaatggattcatttcctcatccaacctgcagatacaccagcgagttcacactggggagaagtcgtttacctgctctccgtgtgggaagggattcactcagttgatcagcctgcagatacaccagcgagttcacactggggagagatcattcacctgctctcagtgtgggaagggattcactcggttagacaacctgcagacacaccagcgagttcacactggggagaggccgttcacctgctcccagtgtgggaagagattcactcggttatcccacctgcagacacaccagcgcgttcacactggggagaagccattcacctgctctcagtgtaggaagacattcactcatatgtccagcctgcagacacaccagcaagttcacactggggagagaccattcacctgttctcagtgtgggaatagattcactttgttatccaacctgcggcacaccgtcgcgttcacactggggagaaaccattcacctgctctcagtgtgggaagggattcactcggttatccaacatacagagacaccagcgagttcacactggggagaggccattcacctgctctccatgtgggaagggattcactcagttatcccatctgcaggcacatcagcgagttcacactggggagagtttgttcacctgctctgaatgtgggaagggattcagtgattcatcgcagctgctga